From Spirochaetota bacterium, the proteins below share one genomic window:
- a CDS encoding DEAD/DEAH box helicase family protein, giving the protein MFVDVAVGLPLDGLFTYSIDEPISKGMRVVVDFNNRKTTAYVVAVHNNVPDFEVKPVIKVLDTQPIFDERLCALAQFVANHYVCYFGEALGTALPGGKSYKTRTRPCIGGDSSKEIILTAQQQHIYTAILNQPHRAHCIYGITGSGKTEVYIALAKEMIRQGKSVLYLVPEISISSQMFYRLNAVFGTNLVMYHSGMSPNERLISWKRFYNGEAMIAVGTRSAIFMQAPSLGLIIIDEEHDSSYKENSTATVPCTHCSMVQTQTGRSAFGIGLGNTVT; this is encoded by the coding sequence ATGTTTGTTGATGTTGCAGTAGGCCTCCCATTAGATGGATTATTTACATACAGTATTGATGAGCCCATCAGTAAAGGAATGCGTGTTGTTGTTGATTTCAATAACCGTAAAACAACTGCCTATGTTGTTGCAGTTCACAATAATGTCCCCGATTTTGAAGTAAAACCTGTTATTAAGGTGCTGGATACGCAGCCTATCTTTGACGAGCGTTTATGTGCGCTTGCGCAGTTTGTGGCCAACCATTATGTATGCTATTTTGGCGAAGCGCTGGGCACTGCATTGCCTGGGGGCAAATCATATAAAACAAGAACAAGACCATGTATAGGTGGCGATAGCTCAAAAGAGATAATCCTCACTGCGCAACAGCAACACATATATACTGCAATTCTCAATCAACCGCACAGAGCACATTGCATATATGGAATAACTGGTAGCGGAAAAACTGAAGTATACATTGCTCTTGCAAAAGAGATGATCAGGCAGGGCAAATCAGTGCTGTATTTGGTGCCAGAGATTTCCATTTCTTCGCAGATGTTTTATCGCCTAAATGCAGTATTTGGCACAAACCTTGTTATGTATCACAGCGGTATGAGTCCAAATGAGCGTCTTATAAGCTGGAAGCGCTTTTATAATGGAGAGGCAATGATTGCAGTGGGAACCCGTTCGGCTATTTTCATGCAAGCGCCTTCACTTGGGCTTATAATAATAGATGAGGAACACGATAGCTCATACAAAGAAAATAGTACAGCCACGGTACCATGCACGCACTGTAGCATGGTACAGACACAAACAGGAAGGAGCGCTTTTGGTATTGGGCTCGGCAACACCGTCACTTGA
- a CDS encoding cyclic nucleotide-binding domain-containing protein: MNIKEAGWKLFSLRSEEMSFAIPLFFIYFLSGIFFATGQVYTESLFLQTYGAKGLAKFFAINGIVLFLSGFIYTYFLELFSLTRAFILLILLFCCIPASTLLPSGYALHDPLYLFIGNYIATFYLDAHFINFSFQYLTLQSSKRIFPFLMAGSKLGGIFITITISIASSLFIHYASYIWLFTGLLILIPFFTTAKTRHVLHTKSEHKFIDKLSTLFSSRMFVVSAAAVFVMAIVNQHAEYFFARIATHIYPSQHTLAVFLSKYTFITDCITMAMQLFVTSRVIKKLSIPITNLLYPSSYLLFIFYALLSPTLLAAIALRFFRKNMSFFIRQPVSNIMLSIYPADRVSQARSIITSIVSPCGMIVGGLMLSLYVSLPLQIIVALSIGVGLLFVAVTLKQNALYKEAIYCKLQQHLPQTLQITHSQITELLKNPYIENKSEYIDALLQKGMSADVFPLILEHYDSLSETTKINMLSILYEAPHDIATEMSKKALNDTNLLVRVYAYRYVSHFTQINPGDILQNHIPILPIESFIHRLLTDTDKYNSDHISQMLHQCEQRILNNIPNADIEFLMLCSVIDPGLFIHKLYRLAITTGNIIFFKFIILYAHMLPQSQVIRILYKFRYAPLAELQHFLSRTSINSEIKFMLCDYRFDMTADVFAALYAGDYNFTIPENRLIQKRSYHKKINYLNIFLAANVLPQENLPLFINSSIARIHQLLQCKATISTLPISNCIKDFLLVIFTDALHYEKNLLIKALALSTGVHVDIAYESNMLLKDVELENYIIEFLTLTQKGKKVALLETYSAREIAPVQLPLFIKNCKYLRSSMPAIAKQLDFSLKHIETNNLLLEDPVAQTIHILTFLKQNALFAETPVDQLIHLVQIARIHKFPENTEFIKEDETGDELFIIMDGQVSVTRRGKEIARLGAGSCIGELSIIDKEPRSATVKTTRPSLVLSISRNDFLLTLKANPTIAINVMKVIAQRLRSILSQYNA; encoded by the coding sequence ATGAATATAAAAGAAGCAGGATGGAAACTATTTTCACTGCGCAGTGAAGAGATGTCATTTGCCATCCCGCTTTTTTTTATCTATTTTTTATCCGGGATTTTCTTTGCAACTGGGCAGGTTTACACTGAATCTTTGTTTTTGCAAACCTACGGTGCCAAAGGTCTTGCAAAATTTTTTGCAATAAACGGAATTGTACTGTTTTTGTCGGGATTTATTTACACATATTTCCTTGAGTTATTTTCACTTACACGTGCATTTATCCTCTTGATACTATTATTTTGCTGTATACCTGCAAGCACGTTACTTCCTTCAGGATATGCTCTCCACGATCCACTGTATCTTTTTATAGGCAATTATATTGCTACGTTTTATCTGGATGCTCATTTTATCAATTTTTCATTCCAATATCTTACCCTGCAAAGCTCAAAGCGAATATTCCCCTTTTTAATGGCTGGTTCCAAGTTAGGTGGCATTTTCATTACAATTACAATATCAATAGCAAGTTCGCTGTTTATTCACTATGCATCATATATATGGCTTTTTACCGGCTTGCTGATATTGATTCCTTTCTTTACCACTGCTAAAACACGACATGTGCTGCATACAAAATCTGAACACAAGTTTATAGATAAACTTTCAACATTATTTTCAAGTCGTATGTTTGTGGTAAGCGCTGCTGCGGTATTTGTCATGGCAATTGTCAATCAGCATGCGGAGTATTTCTTTGCACGGATTGCAACACACATTTACCCTTCACAACACACTTTGGCAGTATTTTTAAGCAAATATACATTTATTACTGATTGCATCACCATGGCTATGCAGTTATTTGTTACTTCCCGTGTTATCAAAAAATTGAGTATTCCCATTACAAACCTCCTGTACCCCTCTTCATACTTGCTATTCATTTTTTATGCATTACTATCTCCTACTCTGCTTGCTGCAATAGCATTGCGCTTTTTTAGGAAAAATATGAGTTTTTTTATCCGTCAGCCTGTTAGCAATATAATGCTCTCAATCTATCCAGCTGACAGGGTTAGCCAGGCACGCTCCATTATTACCAGCATCGTAAGCCCATGCGGTATGATTGTAGGCGGATTAATGTTATCATTATATGTATCACTCCCATTGCAGATTATTGTTGCACTATCAATTGGCGTTGGACTACTGTTTGTTGCTGTCACTCTGAAGCAAAATGCACTGTATAAAGAAGCCATCTATTGTAAATTACAGCAGCACCTGCCACAAACTTTGCAAATAACCCACAGCCAAATAACAGAGCTTTTGAAAAATCCTTACATTGAAAATAAATCAGAATACATTGATGCATTGCTGCAGAAAGGAATGTCAGCAGACGTGTTTCCACTCATACTGGAGCATTACGATTCGCTATCGGAAACTACAAAAATCAACATGCTTTCAATATTATACGAAGCACCTCACGATATAGCAACTGAGATGAGCAAAAAAGCATTAAACGATACAAACCTCTTGGTACGGGTTTACGCATATCGATATGTATCACACTTTACTCAGATAAACCCAGGAGATATTCTGCAAAATCACATACCTATACTGCCCATTGAATCGTTTATTCACCGATTGCTTACTGATACAGACAAGTATAATAGTGACCACATCAGTCAGATGCTACATCAGTGTGAGCAACGCATACTGAACAATATACCTAATGCTGACATTGAATTCCTCATGCTCTGTTCTGTTATAGATCCCGGGTTATTCATACACAAGCTCTATCGCTTGGCAATTACAACGGGCAACATCATTTTTTTTAAATTTATCATTCTTTATGCCCATATGCTGCCACAATCTCAAGTCATTAGAATTCTTTATAAATTCAGATACGCCCCTCTTGCTGAGCTGCAGCATTTCCTATCAAGAACTTCTATAAATTCAGAAATAAAGTTTATGCTCTGTGATTATCGTTTTGATATGACAGCAGACGTATTTGCTGCACTGTATGCAGGTGATTATAATTTTACTATACCTGAAAATCGCCTTATACAGAAGCGGTCGTACCATAAAAAAATAAACTATTTGAATATATTCCTGGCTGCAAATGTACTACCTCAAGAAAACCTGCCGCTTTTTATAAATTCTTCCATTGCACGTATTCACCAGTTATTACAGTGCAAGGCTACCATCTCCACATTGCCCATCTCCAATTGTATAAAAGATTTTCTTTTGGTGATATTTACTGATGCACTGCACTATGAAAAAAATCTGCTGATAAAAGCTCTGGCACTGTCCACAGGGGTGCATGTTGACATTGCCTACGAATCAAATATGTTACTGAAAGATGTAGAATTGGAAAATTACATCATTGAATTTCTTACTTTGACTCAGAAAGGCAAGAAGGTGGCGTTGCTTGAAACATACTCAGCCAGGGAAATAGCACCAGTACAATTACCGCTTTTTATAAAAAATTGTAAATATCTGCGCTCATCCATGCCAGCAATTGCAAAACAGCTTGACTTTAGTCTTAAACATATTGAAACTAACAACCTACTACTGGAGGATCCTGTGGCACAGACAATCCACATACTTACCTTTTTGAAACAGAATGCTCTTTTCGCAGAAACACCTGTTGACCAGCTCATTCACCTGGTACAAATTGCCCGTATACATAAATTTCCTGAAAATACTGAATTCATCAAAGAAGATGAAACAGGTGATGAACTATTCATTATAATGGACGGCCAGGTAAGTGTTACACGAAGAGGAAAGGAAATAGCCCGTCTTGGCGCAGGTAGTTGCATTGGCGAATTATCAATAATAGATAAAGAACCCCGTAGTGCCACAGTGAAAACAACGCGCCCTTCGCTTGTACTTTCTATCTCACGCAATGATTTTTTGTTAACTTTGAAGGCAAATCCTACGATAGCTATCAATGTAATGAAAGTGATTGCCCAACGACTCAGATCAATACTATCACAATATAACGCATGA
- a CDS encoding DUF1285 domain-containing protein has protein sequence MQFPEVPDEIKQLLSQGKKIDEIRLDAEGNWYHNGEPFKNKRIIDFFNKSINITKDGMYVIHYAQFTYPIVVEDAPIFVTGARFEGFADFEKVLLTLSTGEEEELDISTLHVRKGRELYCYVRNNTMLAKFKRSASFTLLDRLEESDDIFYLTIAGTKIVLEEKI, from the coding sequence ATGCAGTTTCCTGAAGTACCCGATGAAATTAAACAACTGCTTTCGCAGGGCAAAAAGATTGATGAAATTAGACTGGATGCCGAAGGCAATTGGTACCATAATGGAGAGCCTTTTAAAAATAAACGCATTATCGATTTTTTTAATAAATCAATAAATATAACTAAAGACGGCATGTATGTTATTCACTATGCACAGTTTACCTACCCCATTGTCGTTGAAGATGCACCAATATTTGTAACAGGAGCTCGTTTTGAAGGCTTTGCTGATTTTGAAAAAGTACTACTTACATTAAGCACGGGAGAAGAAGAAGAGCTTGATATTTCTACCCTTCATGTCCGCAAAGGAAGGGAACTATATTGTTATGTTCGCAACAATACAATGCTTGCCAAATTCAAGCGCTCAGCTTCGTTTACGCTCCTTGACCGTCTGGAAGAAAGTGACGATATTTTTTATCTGACTATTGCCGGCACAAAGATTGTACTGGAAGAAAAAATATAG
- a CDS encoding enoyl-CoA hydratase/isomerase family protein codes for MLQKKVEDNVYILTLNDGKMNALTDTVLHDLRTYLKEAAADPSIKGVILTGEGKTFSSGFSLPMFLSFKDINEVIKFFDVEEEILLELFMFEKPVIAALNGHTVAGGMIFAMACDYRIMKNHPKIKMGMSEIKIGLPLSVAQWNVVRFGVDSDKKFRDIMYFGNMYGPEQALQLGLIDELVDEDKLIIRAKELINLWKNNPGNAFTPLKLCIRQETADRIRKDLKDGSWTKGLQCFFDDNVRKTLEFVQATMSK; via the coding sequence ATGTTGCAGAAAAAAGTAGAAGATAATGTCTACATTCTTACACTTAATGATGGCAAAATGAATGCGCTCACCGACACAGTACTGCATGACCTGCGCACGTATCTTAAAGAAGCAGCAGCAGACCCATCAATTAAGGGTGTTATTTTAACAGGGGAAGGGAAAACATTTTCCTCAGGTTTCAGCCTACCTATGTTTTTAAGCTTTAAGGATATTAACGAAGTGATTAAATTCTTTGACGTTGAGGAAGAGATTTTGCTTGAGCTTTTTATGTTTGAAAAACCTGTTATTGCAGCATTAAATGGGCATACTGTTGCCGGCGGCATGATATTTGCAATGGCGTGCGACTATCGTATCATGAAAAATCATCCAAAGATAAAGATGGGCATGAGCGAAATCAAGATTGGACTGCCTCTTTCAGTTGCACAGTGGAATGTGGTACGGTTTGGCGTGGACAGCGACAAGAAATTCAGAGACATCATGTACTTTGGAAACATGTACGGCCCAGAACAGGCATTACAACTTGGACTCATTGATGAACTTGTTGATGAAGATAAATTAATTATCAGAGCAAAAGAACTTATTAATCTGTGGAAAAACAATCCCGGCAATGCATTTACACCACTTAAATTATGCATACGTCAAGAAACTGCCGACAGAATACGCAAAGACCTTAAAGACGGAAGCTGGACAAAAGGATTGCAGTGTTTCTTTGATGATAACGTACGCAAGACATTGGAGTTTGTACAGGCAACAATGAGCAAGTAA
- a CDS encoding tetratricopeptide repeat protein, protein MPPIKKHRFTIIPENNQKEGMRIFSIEKEDLPHKGFRGIAIPKKYHPLIAALVLIAIVALAVAIVTVIKKPSSFLGDRQTIAEDSYKLLPGISDQKLTPEESSQNPHIVRGKTYYFKKNYTSAIDEFTQVVESDAPDSDKAIALTYIGMIYDDKGDYIKAIETFKRALKYKPNDSTILKNLALAYRHRKDYPNALATIQKAIDNDDSNPDLLILKGNIFYDMGKFPEAVKSYTKALDIAPNNPQALYNTGLTFLKTGDELSAVEYFKKAAAADPSGNIAKLAYSRLGAFYTGRRDYAMAEKYLTMAIQLDPNEPVNHYNLGIVYMQRQQYEKALAEFKAAESSGVYEEKLLEGLSEAYASLERYDESIAVLERLQPVQNRNIAIIARLAELYYRKGDLDTAFEYYKQITVYEPVSENARIAYANMGNIRDDQHRYEDAINFYKKALAIDPKDSSTLYNLGIAYKHAGKLELAVAAFNDAAQYNPDNPKPRLAIADLYYEKGYLDLALDEYIKVVRLWPNLQEAQFMLGMLYYNKGRNDYALEAFNRVIAINGNNEYAKKAYINIGIILSNAKDEKQQAQAVQSLQKALLISPNEPEALLAMGTIAYNQHKYDKAIEIFYQVLEASNEDSIVAQAYHNIGRCYYAKREYKKSLQFLTKASELDPTNEEIRLNRKVAMQAYEKELSLK, encoded by the coding sequence ATGCCTCCAATAAAAAAACACAGGTTCACCATCATTCCTGAAAATAATCAGAAGGAAGGTATGCGTATCTTTTCCATAGAAAAAGAAGATTTACCACATAAAGGCTTTAGGGGCATTGCGATACCAAAAAAATACCATCCTTTGATTGCTGCACTTGTTTTGATAGCTATCGTTGCATTAGCGGTGGCGATAGTTACTGTTATAAAAAAGCCATCATCATTCTTAGGTGACAGGCAAACCATTGCCGAGGATTCGTATAAATTACTCCCTGGTATTAGTGACCAGAAACTTACACCCGAAGAGTCATCACAGAATCCACACATTGTGCGTGGCAAAACATATTATTTCAAAAAGAACTACACCAGCGCAATTGATGAATTTACTCAGGTTGTTGAATCCGATGCCCCAGACAGCGACAAGGCTATTGCACTCACCTATATTGGCATGATATACGATGATAAAGGTGACTACATTAAAGCAATAGAGACATTTAAACGGGCTTTAAAATATAAACCTAATGACAGCACAATATTAAAAAACTTAGCACTTGCATACCGCCACAGAAAGGATTACCCTAATGCACTTGCAACCATTCAAAAAGCCATAGATAATGATGATAGTAATCCTGATTTGCTTATCCTCAAAGGCAATATATTCTATGATATGGGAAAATTCCCCGAAGCTGTCAAAAGCTATACAAAAGCTCTTGATATTGCACCCAACAATCCACAGGCACTGTATAATACCGGGCTAACATTTTTAAAAACAGGTGATGAGCTATCAGCAGTTGAATATTTCAAAAAAGCTGCAGCTGCTGACCCTTCGGGCAATATTGCCAAATTAGCGTACAGCCGTTTAGGGGCATTTTATACTGGCAGACGCGACTATGCAATGGCTGAGAAATACCTGACCATGGCAATACAGCTTGACCCCAATGAACCTGTCAATCACTATAACCTTGGCATCGTCTATATGCAGCGCCAGCAGTATGAAAAAGCGCTGGCCGAATTTAAAGCTGCCGAATCATCTGGTGTGTATGAAGAAAAGCTTTTAGAAGGCCTATCTGAAGCCTATGCGTCGCTTGAACGCTATGATGAGAGCATTGCGGTACTTGAACGTCTTCAGCCAGTGCAAAACCGCAATATTGCTATCATAGCAAGGCTTGCTGAATTATACTACCGTAAAGGCGATCTTGATACTGCATTTGAATACTATAAGCAGATAACAGTATATGAGCCAGTTTCAGAAAATGCACGGATAGCTTATGCCAACATGGGTAATATTCGCGATGACCAGCATCGCTATGAAGATGCAATAAACTTTTATAAAAAGGCATTGGCAATTGACCCCAAAGACAGTTCCACTCTGTACAATTTAGGGATTGCCTACAAACATGCGGGAAAGCTAGAGCTTGCAGTAGCAGCATTCAACGATGCAGCCCAGTATAATCCTGACAATCCCAAACCACGGCTTGCCATTGCCGACCTCTACTACGAAAAAGGGTATCTTGATTTAGCGCTTGATGAATATATAAAAGTGGTGCGGCTGTGGCCAAACCTGCAGGAAGCCCAATTTATGCTTGGGATGCTGTATTACAATAAAGGCAGAAATGACTACGCACTTGAAGCATTCAACCGAGTAATTGCAATTAACGGCAACAACGAGTACGCAAAAAAAGCGTATATAAATATAGGTATCATTTTATCAAATGCAAAAGATGAAAAACAGCAAGCACAGGCAGTGCAGTCATTACAAAAGGCACTCTTGATTTCACCAAATGAGCCTGAGGCACTGCTTGCTATGGGAACTATCGCATATAATCAACATAAATATGATAAAGCAATTGAGATTTTTTATCAGGTACTTGAAGCTTCCAATGAAGACAGCATTGTTGCCCAGGCATATCACAATATTGGACGCTGCTACTATGCAAAGCGCGAATACAAAAAGTCATTGCAGTTTTTAACAAAAGCTTCAGAGCTTGACCCAACCAATGAGGAAATACGACTTAATCGCAAGGTTGCAATGCAGGCCTATGAAAAAGAACTTTCTTTAAAGTAG
- the priA gene encoding primosomal protein N' produces MVQPRYHARTVAWYRHKQEGALLVLGSATPSLETLYAVQRNMILQHELTERYGKAILPQLEIVPVKASSGPPLFSNRLLFSIKKAIESKEQVILLLNRRGFAPVVLCSDCGTGVKCPHCSISLTHHKHSLLCHYCHYQTAMPKHCVHCGSNNLVLVGSGTQRVEEALQKMFPVARIVRLDQDSARKKNFLSGVVSDMMNHKIDILLGTQMVAKGFDFPNVSLVGVILADIGLHLPDFRAVERTFALLVQVAGRSGRGDIPGKVIIQTFNPENPLFHYLKNHDYIGFCNRELSIRKALQYPPYIRLARLVVRGTKEDVVSNVADHCKELLQELSPRYPDVTILGPTQAPLYKIASQFRYHIVLKSHNVEMLSSVIGECKKKINLQGTFLEIDIDPLDLL; encoded by the coding sequence ATAGTACAGCCACGGTACCATGCACGCACTGTAGCATGGTACAGACACAAACAGGAAGGAGCGCTTTTGGTATTGGGCTCGGCAACACCGTCACTTGAAACGCTGTATGCTGTACAGCGTAACATGATTTTACAACATGAACTTACTGAACGTTACGGAAAGGCGATATTGCCCCAGCTTGAAATTGTGCCTGTAAAAGCATCAAGCGGCCCACCACTTTTTTCAAATAGATTATTGTTTTCAATTAAAAAGGCAATTGAATCAAAGGAGCAGGTCATTTTGCTTTTAAACAGAAGAGGTTTTGCTCCGGTGGTTTTGTGCAGTGATTGTGGCACAGGAGTTAAGTGTCCACATTGCAGTATAAGCTTAACCCATCACAAGCATAGCCTGTTATGCCACTATTGCCATTACCAAACAGCGATGCCAAAGCATTGTGTACATTGCGGGTCAAATAATTTAGTACTTGTGGGCAGTGGAACACAGAGGGTTGAAGAAGCGCTGCAAAAAATGTTTCCTGTTGCACGGATTGTGAGGCTTGATCAGGATTCTGCGCGGAAAAAAAATTTCCTTTCTGGTGTTGTAAGCGACATGATGAACCACAAAATAGATATTCTGTTGGGCACACAGATGGTGGCTAAAGGATTTGATTTCCCAAATGTGTCACTGGTAGGAGTAATTTTAGCTGATATAGGGCTTCATCTTCCTGATTTCAGAGCAGTGGAACGCACCTTTGCTTTGCTTGTACAGGTTGCAGGTCGCTCAGGGCGCGGTGATATTCCTGGCAAAGTAATCATACAGACCTTTAATCCTGAAAATCCTTTGTTTCACTATTTGAAAAACCACGATTATATTGGATTTTGTAATAGGGAACTTTCAATACGAAAGGCTTTACAGTATCCGCCATATATTCGCCTTGCACGGCTTGTAGTCAGAGGCACTAAAGAGGATGTGGTTAGCAATGTTGCCGACCATTGCAAAGAGCTATTACAGGAGCTATCGCCACGCTATCCTGATGTAACTATTCTTGGGCCTACTCAGGCGCCACTGTATAAAATTGCATCGCAGTTCCGGTACCATATTGTGTTAAAATCACACAACGTTGAAATGCTCAGCAGCGTGATAGGTGAGTGTAAAAAAAAGATTAATCTGCAGGGGACATTTTTAGAGATTGATATTGACCCGCTGGATCTATTGTAA
- the ribE gene encoding 6,7-dimethyl-8-ribityllumazine synthase, with amino-acid sequence MNIIEGKLDASGLKVAIIVSRFNEFITNKLLSGALDCLQRHNAEEKNITVVWVPGAFEIPPVAMKVAQNGGFDAVICLGAVIRGATPHFDYVAAEVSKGVATVSLQSQVPVIYGVLTTDTIEQAVERAGTKSGNKGFDAAMAAIEMAQLYKKIR; translated from the coding sequence ATGAACATAATTGAAGGGAAATTGGATGCATCCGGTTTAAAGGTTGCAATTATAGTCTCGCGTTTTAATGAATTCATTACCAATAAACTTTTGTCCGGTGCTCTTGACTGTCTGCAACGGCACAATGCCGAAGAAAAAAACATAACCGTTGTGTGGGTGCCCGGCGCGTTTGAAATTCCACCAGTGGCAATGAAGGTAGCCCAGAATGGCGGCTTTGATGCAGTAATATGTCTGGGAGCGGTAATACGAGGCGCAACGCCTCATTTTGACTATGTTGCTGCTGAGGTTTCCAAGGGTGTTGCAACAGTTTCATTACAATCGCAGGTACCGGTTATCTATGGAGTGCTGACAACAGATACCATTGAACAGGCAGTAGAGCGTGCCGGAACCAAATCAGGGAATAAAGGCTTTGATGCTGCAATGGCAGCTATAGAAATGGCTCAACTATATAAAAAGATACGCTGA
- a CDS encoding sigma-54 dependent transcriptional regulator, giving the protein MAKILVVDDEKNILNTMKAILQDEGHVVYTVENGNDAVQFIKSNECDVVFLDVWLPDIDGIEVLQRIKHIKQDVAVIMISGHGSIDIAVKSTRFGAFDFLEKPPSIERVITSLNNAIEQVQLKRENILLKKNITMEDEMIGNSPAMQEVKRIIDTAASTNARVFITGENGTGKELVARAIYRKSKRSDKPFIKVNCAAIPDELIESELFGHEKGSFTGAVARRLGKFELADKGTIFLDEICDMSPSAQAKVLRVLQEQQFERVGGNDVITVDVRVIAATNVDVKEAIEQGRFREDLYYRLNVIPIYVPPLSERREDIPLLVDYFLEKFAREHGLGIKQMSDSAMDFLVNYSWPGNVRELKNVIERLTIMVPSETIQVQDITKHIESYDYEDTIVRETSSLKKAREQFEKEYIIKMLKQYDKNISATAKALGIERTNLHRKIRQYHINIDRL; this is encoded by the coding sequence ATGGCAAAGATATTAGTTGTTGATGATGAAAAAAACATACTGAATACAATGAAAGCCATTTTGCAAGATGAGGGTCATGTTGTGTATACTGTTGAAAATGGCAATGATGCAGTTCAATTTATTAAATCAAATGAATGTGATGTTGTATTTCTGGATGTGTGGCTTCCAGATATTGATGGAATTGAAGTGTTACAGCGTATAAAGCACATAAAACAGGATGTTGCTGTCATCATGATTTCAGGGCATGGGTCAATAGATATTGCCGTGAAATCAACACGGTTTGGTGCCTTTGATTTCCTGGAAAAACCTCCTTCTATTGAGCGGGTGATAACCTCATTGAATAATGCCATTGAGCAGGTTCAACTTAAAAGGGAAAATATCCTTTTGAAGAAGAATATAACCATGGAGGATGAGATGATTGGCAACTCTCCTGCAATGCAGGAAGTTAAGCGAATCATTGATACTGCTGCGTCAACCAATGCTAGAGTTTTTATAACCGGTGAAAATGGCACTGGCAAGGAACTTGTTGCTCGCGCTATATACCGTAAGTCTAAGCGAAGCGACAAGCCTTTTATTAAAGTTAATTGTGCAGCAATCCCTGACGAGCTTATTGAAAGTGAGTTGTTTGGCCACGAAAAAGGCTCGTTTACCGGAGCTGTCGCCCGCCGCCTTGGCAAATTTGAATTGGCCGACAAGGGGACAATATTTCTTGATGAGATATGTGATATGAGCCCAAGCGCACAGGCTAAGGTATTGCGTGTATTACAGGAACAACAGTTTGAAAGGGTGGGAGGCAATGATGTTATCACCGTTGATGTGCGTGTGATTGCAGCAACCAATGTTGATGTGAAAGAAGCTATTGAACAGGGACGTTTCCGCGAGGACCTTTATTACCGCCTCAACGTTATTCCCATCTATGTGCCACCTCTTTCAGAGCGGCGCGAAGATATTCCACTGCTTGTTGATTACTTTCTTGAAAAATTTGCACGTGAGCATGGTTTGGGTATTAAGCAGATGAGCGATAGCGCAATGGATTTTTTGGTTAATTATTCCTGGCCGGGCAATGTACGTGAGCTGAAAAATGTTATAGAACGACTGACAATTATGGTGCCATCTGAAACCATACAAGTTCAGGATATTACAAAACATATTGAATCGTATGATTATGAGGACACCATTGTACGGGAAACATCAAGCTTAAAAAAAGCGCGCGAACAGTTTGAAAAGGAATATATTATCAAAATGCTAAAGCAATATGATAAAAATATATCGGCCACTGCCAAGGCGTTAGGAATAGAGCGTACAAATCTGCACCGAAAGATACGGCAGTACCATATTAATATTGACAGACTTTAG
- the nusB gene encoding transcription antitermination factor NusB, with protein MGHRRKAREYAMQALYMYETVRTPVEELVTLHWVDKEIPEDIRDFAITLIEGTIANVDYIDSLIKQYSKNWKFERINPVDKSILRISIYALLYLDSIPHAVTIDEGIELGKIYGSENSGQFINGILDAIRVHELQTR; from the coding sequence ATGGGTCACAGACGGAAAGCCCGTGAATACGCAATGCAGGCTCTGTATATGTACGAAACTGTTCGTACGCCGGTGGAGGAGCTTGTTACCCTGCATTGGGTTGATAAGGAAATCCCGGAAGATATCAGGGACTTTGCAATAACCTTAATTGAAGGCACCATTGCCAATGTAGATTACATTGATAGCCTGATAAAGCAATATTCAAAAAACTGGAAATTTGAACGCATAAACCCGGTTGATAAATCAATACTGAGAATTTCTATTTACGCGCTGCTTTACCTTGATTCCATTCCGCATGCAGTCACCATTGATGAGGGAATTGAACTTGGGAAAATTTACGGGAGCGAAAATTCGGGCCAGTTTATAAACGGGATTCTTGACGCAATACGGGTACACGAATTACAAACGAGGTGA